The proteins below are encoded in one region of Planctopirus limnophila DSM 3776:
- a CDS encoding 3-keto-disaccharide hydrolase → MRHMNFTWRTVLTLGLAAGACFLVDNTAMAADGPKTAYLDAAAAGPDFAIQGEYAADGWGLQVIADGDSKFRGVLYQGGLPGAGFEGKTDKFKLNGATKDGKTSLAGSDYEVVIEGTKAVVRHSAKSVELNKVQRTSPTLGQKPPAGAVVLFDGTNVDQWDKASMTEDKLLNVGTRTKEKFEDYTLHIEFRSPYMPYARGQARGNSGLYLGDQYETQILDSFGLEGADNECGGIYINSKPRVNMCLPPLSWQTYDVDFTCAKFDEAGNVKSPAKTTVRHNGVVIHENLELKPTPGGGQKDQKPGAIFLQNHGDKVHFQNIWILKK, encoded by the coding sequence ATGCGGCACATGAATTTCACTTGGCGAACAGTTCTCACGTTAGGGTTAGCCGCCGGGGCCTGCTTCCTGGTTGACAATACGGCGATGGCCGCAGACGGCCCCAAGACGGCCTATCTCGATGCGGCTGCAGCAGGGCCGGATTTTGCCATTCAAGGCGAATATGCGGCTGATGGCTGGGGCCTGCAGGTGATTGCCGATGGCGATAGCAAGTTTCGCGGAGTCCTCTACCAGGGTGGGCTCCCTGGAGCCGGCTTCGAAGGTAAGACCGACAAGTTCAAGCTGAATGGTGCCACAAAAGACGGCAAAACCTCGCTGGCTGGTAGCGACTACGAAGTGGTCATTGAAGGCACGAAAGCTGTTGTGAGGCACTCGGCCAAATCAGTCGAGCTCAACAAAGTCCAAAGAACGTCACCCACACTGGGGCAAAAACCACCTGCAGGTGCCGTCGTGCTGTTCGATGGCACAAATGTCGATCAATGGGACAAAGCTTCCATGACCGAAGACAAACTTCTGAATGTGGGGACTCGCACCAAGGAAAAGTTCGAAGACTATACTCTGCATATCGAATTTCGATCCCCTTACATGCCCTATGCCCGCGGGCAGGCTCGCGGCAACAGCGGGCTCTACCTGGGTGATCAGTATGAAACCCAGATCCTCGATTCATTCGGACTCGAAGGGGCTGATAACGAATGCGGTGGCATCTACATTAACTCAAAACCCCGAGTGAATATGTGCCTGCCGCCACTTTCCTGGCAGACTTACGATGTCGATTTCACTTGTGCCAAGTTCGACGAAGCAGGCAATGTGAAATCACCTGCCAAAACCACCGTTCGGCATAACGGAGTGGTGATACACGAAAACCTCGAACTCAAGCCCACACCCGGCGGTGGCCAGAAAGATCAGAAGCCAGGGGCCATCTTCCTGCAGAACCACGGCGATAAAGTTCACTTTCAGAACATCTGGATTCTCAAGAAATAG